A window from Luteibacter flocculans encodes these proteins:
- a CDS encoding autotransporter outer membrane beta-barrel domain-containing protein, producing the protein MRIRHLAGAIGAALLFSAGAHADGYQQVVSFGDSLSDNGNVALLTGSPVVSRFTTNPGTVAVENIAKYFNLTLTPSLQGGTDYAFGGARAAIANPVPATSTQIQQYLTANGGKANPNALYTMWIGANDLLAATSNPATAQVVVATAAQNEVAQIKALQAAGAKTIVVFNLPDVGKTPAALSQGAAASAGITQLTQIYNGILSGGLAQANRGIVPIDTYALLNEVIASPSTYGFTNVTTPACTTVSSITCSPATLRDPNAANTYLFADGIHPTNAAHALLGQYAISIIRAPQQISLLGEAGLASNAAHVRTLRNQMMADNFGADSRFFAAVDYGQQKFKTTDTSPKTDSDNVNLTVGADAKVSDHVSVGVAAGVAQSKADFQGGGGYKMQDIAGSGYAFYHNGGGYFGGYASFGQLSFTDIDRRIDLGAARRTETGKTDGSHVGAGLSGGWWFGSDSLKTGPFASVEWEQLRVFGYTERSNTSTAMRFDRQTRNARIETAGWRLQGTWQSGNTLLRPFAEVAYNHDGRADARYITAGLTNMSGEFSVQGFTPDKTWVTADLGLSADFNQTWSGWVSYSGRFGDDTQRFNGLNLGLKMAF; encoded by the coding sequence ATGCGTATTCGTCATCTTGCCGGTGCCATCGGCGCCGCCCTTCTCTTCAGTGCCGGGGCGCACGCCGACGGATATCAGCAGGTCGTCTCCTTTGGCGACAGCCTCAGCGACAACGGCAACGTTGCCCTGTTGACCGGCTCGCCGGTCGTCTCCCGCTTCACCACCAACCCCGGCACCGTCGCGGTCGAGAACATCGCAAAGTACTTCAACCTGACGCTGACGCCATCGCTCCAGGGCGGCACCGACTACGCGTTCGGTGGCGCACGCGCGGCCATTGCGAACCCGGTCCCGGCCACGTCGACGCAGATTCAGCAGTACCTGACCGCGAACGGCGGCAAGGCCAACCCGAATGCGCTGTACACGATGTGGATCGGCGCCAACGATCTGCTCGCCGCCACCAGCAACCCGGCAACCGCGCAGGTTGTCGTCGCGACCGCCGCGCAGAACGAAGTAGCGCAGATCAAGGCGCTGCAGGCCGCAGGCGCGAAGACCATCGTCGTCTTCAACCTGCCGGACGTCGGCAAGACGCCTGCTGCGCTCTCGCAGGGTGCCGCCGCATCCGCTGGCATCACCCAGCTGACCCAGATCTACAACGGCATCCTCTCGGGTGGCCTCGCACAGGCCAACCGCGGCATCGTGCCGATCGACACCTACGCACTGCTCAACGAAGTGATCGCGAGCCCGAGCACCTACGGCTTCACCAACGTCACGACGCCGGCATGCACCACGGTCAGCTCGATCACCTGCTCGCCGGCCACGCTGCGCGATCCGAATGCCGCCAACACTTACCTGTTCGCTGACGGCATCCACCCGACCAACGCGGCACATGCGCTGCTCGGCCAGTACGCGATCTCGATCATCCGCGCGCCGCAGCAGATCTCGCTGCTGGGTGAAGCAGGTCTCGCGTCCAACGCCGCGCACGTGCGTACGCTGCGCAACCAGATGATGGCCGACAACTTCGGTGCCGACTCGCGCTTCTTCGCGGCGGTCGATTACGGCCAGCAGAAGTTCAAGACCACCGACACCTCGCCCAAGACCGACAGCGACAACGTCAACCTGACGGTCGGCGCGGATGCCAAGGTCAGCGACCACGTGTCGGTCGGCGTTGCTGCTGGCGTCGCGCAGTCCAAGGCGGACTTCCAGGGCGGTGGCGGCTACAAGATGCAGGACATCGCCGGCTCGGGCTACGCCTTCTATCACAACGGCGGCGGCTACTTCGGCGGCTACGCCAGCTTCGGCCAGCTGAGCTTCACCGACATCGACCGTCGCATCGACCTCGGCGCCGCCCGCCGTACCGAAACCGGTAAGACCGACGGCTCGCACGTGGGCGCTGGCCTGAGCGGCGGCTGGTGGTTCGGCAGCGACTCCCTGAAGACCGGTCCGTTCGCGTCGGTGGAATGGGAGCAGCTGCGCGTGTTCGGCTACACCGAGCGCAGCAACACCAGCACCGCCATGCGCTTCGACCGTCAGACGCGCAACGCCCGCATCGAAACCGCCGGCTGGCGCCTGCAGGGCACCTGGCAGTCGGGCAACACGCTGCTGCGTCCGTTCGCCGAAGTCGCGTACAACCACGACGGTCGCGCCGATGCTCGCTACATCACGGCGGGCCTGACCAACATGTCCGGGGAGTTCAGCGTGCAGGGCTTCACGCCAGACAAGACCTGGGTCACGGCGGATCTCGGCCTCAGCGCCGACTTCAACCAGACCTGGAGCGGCTGGGTCAGCTACAGCGGCCGCTTCGGCGACGACACCCAGCGCTTCAATGGCCTGAATCTCGGTTTGAAGATGGCATTTTAA